In Lysobacter sp. FW306-1B-D06B, the sequence ATGCACGTCGCTTCTTCAACGCCGAAGGCCGCAACTGGGCGCCGTACGTCCTGATGGGCCTGGGCTACCAGCGTTCGGAAGCCGAGTTCGACCGCTTCCCGGATCCGAACTCGCCGGGCGAAGACAAGGAAGGCAACGTCGCCGCGAAGGTCGGCGTCGGTATCCAGAGCGCCCTGGCCGGCAAGCGCGCTGCCATCCGCACCGAACTGGCCTATCGCGCCGACTTCGACGATCGCGACTTCAGCTCGCGGCCGGGCGGTGTCACCGCCGATGACGGCGACGACTGGTACGGCGATCTGCTGGCGTCGGTCGGCGTCGTGATCCCGCTGGGGGCCCCGACCGTGGCTCCGCCGCCGGCTCCGGCCGCGCCGAGCTGCGCGGATCTGGACGACGACGGCGACGGCGTCAACAACTGCGACGACAAGTGCCCGGACTCGCAGGCCGGCCAGACGATCGGTCCGGACGGTTGCCCGGTGCCGGTGTCGATCGACCTGAAGGGCGTGAACTTCGACTTCGACAAGGCGACGCTGCGTCCTGACGCGATCTCGATCCTGTCGGAAGCGACGGAGATCCTGAAGCGTTATCCGGAGCTGAAGGTCGAAGTGGCCGGCCACACCGACCAGTGCGGCAAGGACGACTACAACCAGAAGCTGTCCGAGCGCCGCGCCACCGTGGTGTACGACTACCTGACCACCAACGGCGTCGACGCCTCGCGTCTGGCCGGTCCGATCGGCTACGGCGAGAGCCGTCCGCTGGAAGACATGGGTCAGGCCTTCCCGGGCTGCAAGAGCGAGAAGAACCGTCGTACCGAGTTGAACGTCCAGAACTAAGGGGACGTCGCGGGGAACCGCACTTCGAAGCCCGGCAGCCGCCGGGCTTCGTCGTTTAGCAGACTTTCTTCTGAAATAACGTTAACTAGTATTAACAATCGTCTTGACGGGTGTATCATTTCGCCCGTCAGTGACCCGCGGCGAGCCCCTCTGGCCCCCGTTCAGCGGTCCTGCCGGGTGTGTGCGCCGCCTGCAGTATTTGGACGTGTTCCCCCCAACCTTCCTTACTGATCCAAGGAGTGACAGATGAAGATCCGTTTGTTGAGCACCGCGATGCTGGCCGGTTTGGCGTTTGCCCAAGTCGCCAGCGCGCAGGAATTCGATGACCGCTGGTACCTGACCGGCACGGCCGGCTTCAACATCCAGGACAACGACCGCGGCACGCGCAACGCGCCGTTCGGTGGCCTGGGTGTTGGCAGATTCCTCAATCCGAACTGGTCGCTCGACGGCGAGCTGAACTACCAGAACCCCAACAACGACGACAACCAGAACCTCAACTGGTCGCAGTACGGCGTCTCGCTCGACCTGCGTCGTCATTTCCTGGCCGAAGGCCGCAACTGGGCGCCGTACCTGCTGATGGGCCTGGGTTACCAGCGCTCGGAAGAAGAGTTCGACGCGTTCCCGAACCCGGTCTCCCCGGGCGAGCGTGAGGAAGGCAACCTGGCCGCCAAGGTCGGCGTCGGCGTGCAGAGCGCCATCGCGGGCAAGCGCGCCGCCATCCGCACCGAGCTGGCCTACCGCGCCGACTTCGACGACGGCAGCATCAATGCTCCGGACGAAGACTGGTTCGGCGACCTGCTGGCCTCGGTCGGCGTGATCATCCCGCTGGGTGCTCCGGCCGTGGCTCCGCCGCCGGCTCCGGCCGCGCCGAGCTGCGCGGATCTGGACGACGACGGCGACGGCGTCAACAACTGCGACGACAAGTGCCCGGACTCGCAGGCCGGCCAGACGATCGGTCCGGACGGTTGCCCGGTGCCGGTGTCGATCGACCTGAAGGGCGTGAACTTCGACTTCGACAAGGCGACGCTGCGTCCTGACGCGGTCTCGATCCTGTCGGAAGCGACGGAGATCCTGAAGCGTTATCCGGAGCTGAAGGTCGAAGTGGCCGGCCACACCGACCAGTGCGGCAAGGATGCGTACAACCAGAAGCTGTCGGAGCGTCGCGCCACCGTGGTGTACGACTACCTGACGACCAACGGCGTCGACGCCTCGCGTCTGACCGGTCCGATCGGCTACGGCGAGAGCCGTCCGCTGGAAGACATGGGTCAGGCCTTCCCGGGCTGCAAGAGCGAGAAGAACCGTCGTACCGAGTTGAACGTCCAGAACTAACGGACGTTGGAATAGACGCGGAGTATTCCGCGTTGCTTCGAAGCCCGGCCTCGTGCCGGGCTTCGTCGTTTCGGGCTGAGAAGCTTTCTCGGAGGAATCGGGCTAACCATTTCTTATCATTCTTGCGCTTTGTGAATGCGCGCCGGCAGCAAGAGCTTCCCGTTCGGCGCAGCGCTTTCAGAAGATCCCCCGCTGATTCCCTTGCTGCAAGGAGTGACACTTTGAAAATTCGTCTACTGGGTATGGCCGTCATGGCCGGCCTTTCGTTTGCCCATGCGGCAAGCGCGCAGGAATTCGATGATCGCTGGTACCTGACTGGTTCGGCCGGCATGAACATTCAGGACAGCCACCGCGAGACGCGCAATGCGCCGTTCGGCACCCTGGGCGTGGGCAAGTTCCTCAACGAGAACTGGTCGCTCGACGGAGAGTTGAACTACCAGAACCCGAATTTCGAGGACAATCAGGACCTCAACTGGTCGCAGTACGGCATCTCGCTCGATCTGCGTCGCCACTTCACCGCCGAGGGTCGCGACTGGGCGCCTTACATCCTGATGGGCCTGGGTTACCAGCGTTCGGAAGAGGAGTTCCTCGGCGCCGGCATTCCGGCACCGCTTGAGCAGCGCGAGGAAGGCAACCTCGCCGCGAAGGTCGGCATCGGCATCCAGAGCGGGCTGTTCGGCAAGCGCGCCGCGCTCCGCACCGAGCTGGCTTACCGCGCGGACTTCGACGATCGCGATTTCAGTTCGCGTTCCGGCAGCTCCGCCCTGAACGGCGATGACCGGTACGGTGACCTGCTGGCCTCGATCGGCGTGGTGATCCCGCTGGGTGCGCCGGCCACGGCCGCCGTCCCGCCGCCGCCGCCGCCGCGCACCCCGGGCTGCAAGGATCTCGATGACGACGGCGACGGCGTCAACAACTGCGACGATCGCTGCCCGAACTCGAAGGCCGGCGAGTTGATCGGTCCGGACGGTTGCCCGGTGCCGGCGGTGTCCATCGATCTGCGCGGCGTGAACTTCGACTTCGACAAGGCGACGCTGCGCCCGGGTTCGATCGAAACGCTTTCCGCAGCGGCCGATATCCTCAGGAACCATCCGGAGTTGCGTGCTGAAGTGGCCGGCCATACCGACCAGTGCGGCAAGGAAGGCTACAACCAGAAGCTGTCCGAGCGCCGTGCACGCGTGGTGTACGACTACCTGACCCGCAACGGCGTCGACGCTTCGCGTCTGGCCGGTCCGATCGGTTACGGCGAGAGCCGTCCGCTGGAAGACATGGGCCAGGCCTTCCCGGCCTGCAAGAGCGAGAAGAACCGCCGTACCGAGTTGAACCTCGCCCGCTAAACGGCAGGGGGACGCGGGTTCTCCGCGGCAACACGTCGAAGCCCGGCCTCGCGCCGGGCTTCGTCGTTCTTGCGGTCAGGAGCATGCCGGTGTGCGTTCACGGCCGTTCGCGGTACCACAGGCGTACACTGCCGGCGCCCGGGATTCGAGGAAACCGCCATGCGCACCCTGATCGGTCTGTCCTGCCTGCTGCTTGCCGGCGCCGTCCAGGCGCAGAGCGCGCAATGCGGTTCGATGGCCGCGCCGAAGTCGCTGCCGATTCGCCCGACCGTCGTGGCGCCCATCGCGCCGGAACTCGTCGTGCCCAGTCACCAGCTCGGCGCGCCGACGGGCGT encodes:
- a CDS encoding OmpA family protein, producing the protein MKIRLLSTAMLAGLAFAQVASAQEFDDRWYLTGTAGFNIQDNDRGTRNAPFGGLGVGRFLNPNWSLDGELNYQNPNNDDNQNLNWSQYGVSLDLRRHFLAEGRNWAPYLLMGLGYQRSEEEFDAFPNPVSPGEREEGNLAAKVGVGVQSAIAGKRAAIRTELAYRADFDDGSINAPDEDWFGDLLASVGVIIPLGAPAVAPPPAPAAPSCADLDDDGDGVNNCDDKCPDSQAGQTIGPDGCPVPVSIDLKGVNFDFDKATLRPDAVSILSEATEILKRYPELKVEVAGHTDQCGKDAYNQKLSERRATVVYDYLTTNGVDASRLTGPIGYGESRPLEDMGQAFPGCKSEKNRRTELNVQN
- a CDS encoding OmpA family protein, with amino-acid sequence MKIRLLGMAVMAGLSFAHAASAQEFDDRWYLTGSAGMNIQDSHRETRNAPFGTLGVGKFLNENWSLDGELNYQNPNFEDNQDLNWSQYGISLDLRRHFTAEGRDWAPYILMGLGYQRSEEEFLGAGIPAPLEQREEGNLAAKVGIGIQSGLFGKRAALRTELAYRADFDDRDFSSRSGSSALNGDDRYGDLLASIGVVIPLGAPATAAVPPPPPPRTPGCKDLDDDGDGVNNCDDRCPNSKAGELIGPDGCPVPAVSIDLRGVNFDFDKATLRPGSIETLSAAADILRNHPELRAEVAGHTDQCGKEGYNQKLSERRARVVYDYLTRNGVDASRLAGPIGYGESRPLEDMGQAFPACKSEKNRRTELNLAR
- a CDS encoding OmpA family protein gives rise to the protein MNKKLLCAALLGGLSLVQVANAQVADDRWYLTGSAGMNIQDNDRDTRNAPFGTLGVGKFLNDNWSLDGELNYQNPNFDDNQDLNWSQYGISFDARRFFNAEGRNWAPYVLMGLGYQRSEAEFDRFPDPNSPGEDKEGNVAAKVGVGIQSALAGKRAAIRTELAYRADFDDRDFSSRPGGVTADDGDDWYGDLLASVGVVIPLGAPTVAPPPAPAAPSCADLDDDGDGVNNCDDKCPDSQAGQTIGPDGCPVPVSIDLKGVNFDFDKATLRPDAISILSEATEILKRYPELKVEVAGHTDQCGKDDYNQKLSERRATVVYDYLTTNGVDASRLAGPIGYGESRPLEDMGQAFPGCKSEKNRRTELNVQN